Genomic window (Candidatus Cloacimonadota bacterium):
TTTATCGGACATTTTTTCCTCCAGGGATAAATATTATTTTTAGCTTGCCTTTGTTTTGGCAACGGCATCAAGCGCGTAAACAAGCTTACGGGAGATACCTTGGGAAACATTCAAGAAGTTAGACAGAGGAGCGTTCAGGCTGCCCATGACTTTGGCCAGCAACTCTTCGCGGGTCGGAAGTTTTGCCAGTTCCATAAGCTGGACTTTGTCAAAGACCTGGCCTGTCACCAAGCCAACTTTGAAGCTTGGGAACTGGGCATCCTCCATCACATCCTTGATGAATTTGACGAGCACCTTGGCTGGGGCAACTTCCTCTTCTTTGCAGATGGCGAGGGCTGTTGGGCCTTGCAGGTATTCGTCGAGCTCGGTTATACCCAGGTCATTGAGAGCTATCTTGACGAGGGTGTTTTTCTGAACCAGGTAATCCACTTTCGCTTCCCGGTATTGGTTGCGCAGTTGATTCACCTGCTCCACGTTGATTCCCTTGTAATCTACCAGTACAATCGCTTTGGCGCCTTCAATACGTTCTTTCAGTTGTGCTACGATGTCATATTTTACACTTTGAACCATTGTTCTCCTCCTTAGCTCTTCGCTTCCAGAGTTGCGCTTGCGATTTGCAGCTTGATGCCGGGTCCCATGGTGGTGCAAAGGGTGATGCTCTTGATATAGACTCCCTTCATGGTCGGCGGGCGGTCTTTGAGAACCGCGGCCAGAACGGCCTTGATGTTGTCTTTGAGCTTCTCCGCGGAAAAGCTGATCTTGCCGGCGAGGATGTGCAAATTAGCAAATTTGTCCACCCTGTAGGCGACCTTGCCGCCTTTGGCTTCTTCAACAGCTTTTCCCACGTCCATGGTAACGGTACCAACCTTGGGATTGGGCATCAGGCCTCGCGGGCCCAAAACCCTTCCCAGTTTGCCGATTCTGCCCATCATGGTGGGTGTGGTGATCACAACGTCGAAATCGAACCATCCGCCCGATATCTTTTCCATTAGATCATCCAATCCCACATAATCGGCACCGGCCTTCCTGGCCTCATCTGCCTTGTCGCCTTCGGCAAAAACCAGCACGCGCGAAATCTTGCCCGTTCCATGAGGCAAAATCAGCGAGTTGCGAATCTGCTGATCGGCTTTGCGGGGGTCGACGCCCAGATTGAAATGGATCTCAACGGTTTCGTCAAACTTGGAAGCCGGATAAGATTTCAGGATCTTGATGGCTTCGTCGAGATCATAGCGTTTCTGGCGGTCATACATCCCGTAGGCAGTGTTGTACCTTTTGCTATGTTTCATTGACTCTCCTTATGAATATTATCTCCTGCACAAGGTGGGTCAGTCGTCAACGACCACACCCATGCTCCTTGCAGTGCCAGCGATCATACTCATAGCAGATTCAAGGGTATTGCAATTCATGTCCTGGATTTTCAGCTGAGCCATGTTGCACAGCTGATCCTGGTTGATATGGCCAACTTTCACTTTGTTGGGTGTGGCCGAACCCTTGGCCAGACCGGCCTCTTTCTTGATCAGGACAGACGCCGGCGGCGTCTTGATCTCGAAAGTGAAGGATTTATTTTTGGCGACATAGATAACCACGGGGAAAACCATCCCGGGCTGGTCGGCTGTTTTTTCGTTGAATTGGCGGCAAAATTCAGGGATGTTCACTCCCACCTGTCCCAGAGCGGGTCCCACCGGCGGAGCCGGAGTCGCTTTTCCTGCGGGAAGCTGAAGCTTCAGTATCGCCGCTACGTCTTTCGGTTTAGCCATTTTTCTTTACTTCCTATTTCCTTAAAATCTCCACCTGGGTGGCGTTCAGCTCCACAGGTGTGCGCCGGCCAAAGACCGTTACATCGATCACAAGTTTCTGCCCGTCGTCCGCAACCTTTTGCACGATGCCTTCAAAATCCGTGAAGGGGCCGGCAGTTACCTTCACCAAGTCGCCGGGCATAAAATCGAATACCTTGCCCGGCTCTTTTTCCCTGTCCGCGATGCCCAAAAGCCGGTTCTCCTCATCTTCGTCCAAGGGAATCGGATCTTTGTGGTCTTTGGTCTGACCCAAAAATCTCGTTACTCCGGCGATGTTTAAAATGTAGCTACGCAGTTCCGGTGTGAGTTCAGCCTGAATGAACACATAGCTGGTGAACAGCTTGCGTTCCTGCTCGATCCTTTTGCCTTCGCGCACGATGAAGGCTTTTCTCAGGGGGACCAGCAACTGACCCACGTATTCACTCAGCTCTGTGCCTTCCAGACCTTTCTCAATGGCTGTCTTAACCTTGTTCTCGTGTGATGAGTAGGTATGGATCGCATACCATTGCATTGCCACAGCGAATATCCTTTAGATGAGTTTAAACAGCAGGCCGAACAGCTGGCCAAAGCCGAAATCGACCAGGCTCAGAAACAGCGCCATTATACAGGAAATCACTATCACCACGACCGTGCCTTCCTTGATGTCGTCTTTGGTTGGCCAGGACACGGCTTTCATCTCGGTGACCACTTCGTGGAAAAAGCGCTGGATTTTTTCTATTATGAGTTTCATGTTTTCACCATTTAGCTTTGGGCCCGCATCGTCCGCTGCGGGATGAAAATGTGGCAGGACAGGCAGGAATCGAACCCGCAACCCCCGGTTTTGGAGACCGGTGCTCTACCAGTTGAACTACTGTCCTGCAACATATCTTTATATTCTCAGCGTTAGCGCTGCTTGTGCAGAGTGTGCTTCCGGCAGCTGGGACAGAATTTCTTCAGTTCCATCCTGTTCGGATTCTTGCGTTTGTTGCGCGTGGTGGTGTAATTACGGTTTTTGCACTCTTCGCAAGCAAGGATGATGATGTCTCTCATTGTTCCCTGTCCAGAGGCTTATTCGATGATTTCGCCAACGACGCCGCTGCCGATGGTCCGGCCGCCTTCGCGGATGGCGAAGCGCAGTCCCTGCTCCATGGCGATCGGGGTGATGAGTTCACCGGTGATCTGCACGTTGTCGCCGGGCATGACCATCAGAACGCCTTCCGGCAGGGTCAGGGTTCCGGTCACGTCGGTGGTGCGGAAATAGAACTGGGGACGGTAGCCGGTGCGGAAGGGATTCTTTCGTCCGCCTTCGTCAGCGGTGAGAATATAGGTCTGGCCGGAGAATTTGGTGTGCGGGGTGATGGATTTCGGTTTGGCAAGCACCATTCCGCGCTCCACGTCGGTTTTGGCAAAACCACGCAGCAGCACGCCGATGTTGTCGCCAGCCTGGGCTTCGTCCAGAAGCTTGCGGAACATTTCCACGCCGGTGCAGGTGGTTTCAACGGTCTCGCGGATACCAACACGCTCCACTTTTTCGCCAACTTTGATTGTGCCGCGTTCCACGCGTCCGGTGGCCACGGTGCCGCGTCCCGGGATCGAGAACAC
Coding sequences:
- the secE gene encoding preprotein translocase subunit SecE, whose product is MKLIIEKIQRFFHEVVTEMKAVSWPTKDDIKEGTVVVIVISCIMALFLSLVDFGFGQLFGLLFKLI
- the rplK gene encoding 50S ribosomal protein L11 — protein: MAKPKDVAAILKLQLPAGKATPAPPVGPALGQVGVNIPEFCRQFNEKTADQPGMVFPVVIYVAKNKSFTFEIKTPPASVLIKKEAGLAKGSATPNKVKVGHINQDQLCNMAQLKIQDMNCNTLESAMSMIAGTARSMGVVVDD
- the rpmG gene encoding 50S ribosomal protein L33, whose amino-acid sequence is MRDIIILACEECKNRNYTTTRNKRKNPNRMELKKFCPSCRKHTLHKQR
- a CDS encoding 50S ribosomal protein L1 — protein: MKHSKRYNTAYGMYDRQKRYDLDEAIKILKSYPASKFDETVEIHFNLGVDPRKADQQIRNSLILPHGTGKISRVLVFAEGDKADEARKAGADYVGLDDLMEKISGGWFDFDVVITTPTMMGRIGKLGRVLGPRGLMPNPKVGTVTMDVGKAVEEAKGGKVAYRVDKFANLHILAGKISFSAEKLKDNIKAVLAAVLKDRPPTMKGVYIKSITLCTTMGPGIKLQIASATLEAKS
- the nusG gene encoding transcription termination/antitermination factor NusG, which produces MQWYAIHTYSSHENKVKTAIEKGLEGTELSEYVGQLLVPLRKAFIVREGKRIEQERKLFTSYVFIQAELTPELRSYILNIAGVTRFLGQTKDHKDPIPLDEDEENRLLGIADREKEPGKVFDFMPGDLVKVTAGPFTDFEGIVQKVADDGQKLVIDVTVFGRRTPVELNATQVEILRK
- a CDS encoding 50S ribosomal protein L10, which codes for MVQSVKYDIVAQLKERIEGAKAIVLVDYKGINVEQVNQLRNQYREAKVDYLVQKNTLVKIALNDLGITELDEYLQGPTALAICKEEEVAPAKVLVKFIKDVMEDAQFPSFKVGLVTGQVFDKVQLMELAKLPTREELLAKVMGSLNAPLSNFLNVSQGISRKLVYALDAVAKTKAS